In Silurus meridionalis isolate SWU-2019-XX chromosome 11, ASM1480568v1, whole genome shotgun sequence, the sequence aaaaatgttttgttggtGATGAGTTGAGATTAGTGGTGTTTCAGTCAGATCTGACCAGTTATGGAAAATGTATGGTTGCAGATTTAACAAGGTGCAAAATAAGAcatcattctctttcttttactctctcttcTTCTTATGCACACACTTACAAATGCACAATCCTTCTCTGTTCTTCTTTAGTGGGTCCTTAATCACTGCCTTTTCCCTATCCATGTCTCACCTTATCCTCCCTTTTCCTCCCTCACATTGTTCCCTCTTATCGCTTTCTGATTATATTATAGATTAACACTTGGAGCTCACCCAGCATTGTGACTACACATTGACACTTGTATGCATGAACACACATTTGTTAGGTTTGCAAATGAATGttaatttggatttttttttctttggcacGGTTCAGTTCTCATCTTCATCTGACTAAATTTGCAATGCAGGAAATGTGAGTACCTTGGATAAACTTTGACAAGCCGCCTGGCCTACCAGCTTGAGTGATAATCACTCAAGGTTTCAATCAAGGTTAATTCTCTGGCTGCAAATCTACAGAGCtccaaataataaaacagcACAGAAATTAGTTTTACATACTATAAATTGTTTGTTATGATAATGAGAGAGAATTGTGTTGTTGAAAAGGTGTGATGCAAGAATGGGTAATAAGTAAGAAATACAACAGAATGGGaatgctgtaataaaaaaaaataatcaaagtctaaccatttatttctcttttaacattaaaattgtcattacaataatattatggattacatttatttaatttaaaataacgATTTAATAGTTGCAAGATATTTATGTATAGCAATTATAAACTCTCACACAACACTcgctttaaattaaaaaatagttttttttatcaatttatcaGTCTTAAACTCCATTTCAATCACGGCATACATCTTGTCAGAGctgtttgtataaaaaaataatcaatacttTCTGACCAATAATACTTTAGAAATCAACATAGAAAAGCATTAGGGTTATAGCATCAAGATTGAATGACAAAGCAGGCTTCtaaataattttactttttttacactgacaaggcataacattatcacatcataacattatgacccgTGAGGGAATGACgctgattatcttttcatcataaCACATGCTATATGTTATAAATCTAgcatcaagtgaacattttgtcctcaaagttgacgtgttataagcaggaaaaatggtcaAGTGTAAGGATTTTAGCACATTTTACAAGGGCTAAATTGTTATAGctagacgactggatcagagcatctccaaaactgcaggtcttatgggatgttcccggtctgcagtagtcagtatctatcaaaagcgATCCAAGGAAGGAAAAGTGGTGAAACGGCGACAAAGTCATGGGCGGTCAAGACACATTGATGCACGCGAGGCAGGTGGtcaaatgttatgcctgatcattgTTTTTTCCAATGCAAAGGTTATTTTGCCAATTTATAAATTTAAACTGCtttattttgtgcttttaatagaaagaaagaaagaaagaaagaaagaaagaaagaaagaaagaaagaaagaaagaaagaaagaaagaaagaaagaaagaaagaaaggtgccaTACTGCCATTATGGTGAAGGAATAGATCATTTttcaagatgttggactttttcCACTAAGCTGCCATTGCAGGGTCCTTAATCAAGATCCTTAATTCTCAACTCCTCAGTTgaatgtataaataagataattgtaagtcataaatgtagatgttaaatataaataatgcacaGACAAAAATGCATAactgctaataaaataaaatggaaaacatgaaaataaataaaaaaataaacaaattaaaaaaagcttaaacAATCTTCCAATTTACAGTCATTCCCATACATAAAACTGAAAACAGTTTGTGAACTGTGACATTTTCCCTTGGCACACATCCATGCAAGTGTGCAGGAAGACTGCTCTGCATTTCTTTCTCAACTGTGGCAGAGCAAGCTGTATGGAAATCTATTTAACGTCAGACAAGGCAATTGCAATATTGCTTTTGATGAgacattttttctcatttagcAGCTGCCAGCCTCAAGAAATTTGTTTTCATCCAAGCAAAGAGTGCACATCTTGCTTTTTCCCCAAAAACATTCTATTAGCCAGCTCGTTCATCTGCTTATTGAGTTATTAAATACAGCACTGTCACTGTTTTTCTTCTGCTCACCTAGACACTTGTTACTTGCTGTTTTCAATATTCCGAACAGTGCAGCTGAACATATTCCTATatgacttttctttctttcaccagATGTACCATGTGTTGCTCTCACTATGAAAATGCCCTGAAGAAGTAGGAGGAAAATGATAGGGACAGAGCCTAGAATTTGGTCAGATGTTACTTTGCAGATGTTGCATTAGCGGGCATGGTGCCGATCCTACAGATATGCTTAGTTTcccaacatttttatatattcgtTGCCCTGTCACTGCAGAACACAGTTCTAGAGTTTGGGGATTTTTATTGCAAAAGTGTGTTCAATAAGCACGGATGTGATTGAGTATGAATGCTGTAGGTGCCACCTACAGAAAGTGCTGACTCTTACCCAGAGCTAGAAGGAACAGTGATTAGTGGACGACCAAGCgcgtgaatgtgtgtgtgtatgtatgtgtgtgtgtgtgtgtgtgtgtgtgtgtgtgtgtgtgtgtgtgtgtgtgtgagagagagttaaCAAAATAGAGATCATAAGGTCTCCCAGCAGGAACAGTgtcattttaatgcaatttgaTTGCCATGTGAAATGATGTGACCTTTACAGGGACATTGTTTTTAGAGGCTGttgttgtagtgtgtgtttgtgtgtgtttgtatgtaaagGTCCATCTTCTTCAGACACAGTGCTGAGACACCAGGTGAGTGGTGTAACCCCtactgcaagtgtgtgtgtgtgtgtgtgtgtgtgtgtgtgtgtgtgtgtgtgtgtgtgagcgagtatGTAGGTGGGTTGATGTATGTGGCTGTTTCTTTGTATCTTTAATAGAGGTGCAGCCTGAATACTTACTCAAGGAACTTAGAGTTTAAGCATAATACTGCACTTAGGTTTTGATGCACTTTCATTCGATCAGAGGTTACAGCAAGTTTGTGGCgcacaaaatacaaatacgCACTTGACATAATTGTACTGCTACACACATATaccaaaaaaagcaaatataaattttctaAGTCATGTTGCATTGGTCATGTTGGCAGTCATGAATGCAAGGTATTTAGAGCCGATGTATTTACTTACCTCTTTTGTGTGCTTTAATGTGTGCTTTATGTCAGCCAAAGAAATGCTAAGTGCTCAGGAATGTGAACTATGGAAGAATAGAATACTGCCAGAGCCGAGCACATAATATAAAGGATATTTAAAGAGTCTTGAACTATAACCACCCACAACTCCCTGTTCTAAATGATTGTTCTAACAGACACATTTTAAAGGTCACAACACCCCCAATTCATCACATTCCTGGATCAGTCTTGATCCCCGTATAACTATCTAGTCTGCCCCAGACGGAATTGTTATATTGGAAAAGAGCAATAATGAAATGATTGCAAATAAAGATTGCACAGAGAGCAGGTATGAGCACAGAGCTCCACTTACAGAGAATGGTGTTCCTTATTGTTATATTAACCCTTAGTGATTTGGATAGGTTAGGGTCAGCTTTCTAACAGATATCTTTACAGAACTATTTCCTACACTCTAATCAGCACCAGCTTTAGGGGGCTGCTGGATTGGGCTACTTAAaaactttttccacattatAAAGTTCATTAGCTATATTACATGTGGCAGATACAGCCTGCGGATCATCTAGTCACACGTCTGAAATTCTCACGTCAGTGAAACGAGTGCAACTTTTCGGCATGCAACAATTTCACATCTCACAGTGCATAAAATCAACACTTTGAGTGACACCAAATATTGTATTTCATTGGCAAGTATAGATTTAAAAGATGCCCAACAGACATTTTTACTGCCACACAAACACGGCAGCCTCTGACTCCTTGCGACAAAACCAACAATCTTTCACAAACCGGGATtaaacaacttttatttttggtctttttgtattgctaaataaataaggaattaAAAGCTTAACCTTTGAACAGGTTTATATGTTGACAATTTGCATATATATTGCACTTCACATgcaatattaaaacaaatcctTCACTTAAATttgaatgacatttttttacatttactataAATCTTAAACCAGGAATGAATCATTACTTATATGCAGAATTAAAGTTTTAAGGTATTAAAGAGTATTAAATTGAAGTGCAAATTAATTAATAGATGAGTTGGTTAAAGCTTGAATTTTGTTCCACCCAGTCTAGAAGTGTACAGTTTGCCCATGTTAATGAGGCCGAAGATCACCAGGTTATGTGATTTCGATGGCTGCACAGGGGACGGGTGGCcggaaaaaaaatggaacaactgcttttgcaaaatgtagttgagtaaaaagtaagatatttgtctttaaaatgtagtgaagctGAAGTTAAAGTCTTCCTAAATGAAAATACTACGGTAacatacagatacatgaaaactTAAGtgcagtaatgaattacatttactttgttacaatCCACAATTCTTTCCACAACGAAGCCATTTAATCATCATCGACTCTCGAACAAGAGGTGTTTAGCGTTTAACCCTAAACTGAGTACGTGCAATGTGGACTTTTTTCTTCACAAGTACCGTGTCAGACTATTTCGAAATATTGTTTGATCTCTATTGATTGACTATTGATGactatttttcaaaaaaatgttaACGATTGTGATACATTGATGCTACTTTATATGATGACACGATATAATGAACGCGAAATAAAACCCACTTAtgagttgaataaaaaaaaggaacatcaTGAAATCATAAGTGTGCTGGTATTTGTATATTCTTCTGTTCTGTGTATGGTGATTGATTTCAGGGGCATAGCTAGAATCGTTACCGTCACactgtttttcagtggcaggccatacatttcacacttaggccttcagtggtgtcctgcttAAACCAATCCAATTCTCAAAACCCTCATTATaatgccacagctatagaaaccaccaatattatacaataacacagtataacagacCGCTGGATCACAGAGAGATATCTTATGCAGTGTGAATGAATgctattactaaagcaagaaacccaatgaacacaattcaacaagtctcatTTCAGCCACAGATGCCTACAACATCTCTAGCAGCAGAATCGATATAAACCTTATAAAATGACTCTGGGTTTTCCgtgctttttttcattttgtgaattttttccgtgcagaacagttttcctggggatttgaaatgaaggcaattCTTaagaaaagtataaatggttgaGGAAAAAGCAACtgttttgaggtgttttgacTGACCTTTCTTTATGATGTCcatcttttcttgaaaagtccgtcttgtaaatgttcttgtatgtatatctgcaaccaaatcaatttcttcccctctgtcagtcattgtaTAATTGGGCTATGCAGTTCCGACGGACTGCGTAAGAGCTGACTCATAGACTCTCAagccatccaatcaaaggatgtgaaaatgtcaCCATGTTTAGATGCCTTTTAATCTGCCTTGGAATAAGCGAGTCACAATCTGATTGGGTAAAGCAAAAGTTTCAAGTAACATAGATTTGAATCATTACAACACCTACAGTGTTCACTGTCCTACTCTTAGGGCAATTCTCTTTGACCCTGGCAATGCATGATGGCAAATGCAAACTTTACTAAGATGTGCTGCTCAGAAGTGCATacgagagaaacgctatgagatgattggacaaaaataatatatatattttttgtttattatttttgggtTAAGATTAGTTTGGCTACAGACATGGTTGTGTATTTACATTCCAGTCAATCCATTGCCATGGATATGTCCATCCCTTATTTGCAGTCTAATGAGGAAATGTATTggattgtgttattttattattttatactatGTTAGATAAGTACTTTACTATAAACATAGTTACAGTTGTTTACTGCAGTGTTTTACAGTATATACCTTTGATCTAAAGTGTTAATGACTTGAAATACTTATACTTGAAATATGTTAAACTTTCTCAGAAATTTCAGTTCCTGATAATGTTCCTTTCTACTCAGATGGTGCTAATTGAATTACATGCTGTTCCCACACCCAACTGTAATAAAAGTATGCAAAtagtaatatttacattttatgttcttACACAAATCCCTTAAGTCTCAATGCATTTGAACAAAAATCTATAAGTGGCACAGGTTGTTCTGCCCTGTATGTGTACAGAGCATCAGGAGACAGAAATCAGCTGCAAGCAGCAAAATCTGCAATATATTGGTTGGTGCTGTAACACCTGGTATGAGTCAGAAGTTTTTCACTCTTGCTTTTGCTAGACTGTCTGTTTTTCAGGTGTGAAATGGGGTGATGGCACTTAACATAGGCCTTTTTATCAAGGGCAAGACAATGTTTAACTATAAATAGAAGTTATATTGTGTTACTTATGTGTAACCGAATTGGCAGTAGACCACTCAGAAGACCCGTTTAAGATCACATTTGAGCTTTTAATTTAAGCATGTGTCTGTTCCACGAGTAGTCAGACAATAATGTAACACTTTTCAACACAAATAGCTTGGCAGCTTTCCAGCACTCTCAGTCACTTTCTGCTCTGCACACAGCCTCGGCCTCAATGCtcatggagaaagagaaaaaacgaaaaaatcaaataaatgtacaggCAAAATAGGGCTCATGTGTGCCCTATTATTCAATACAACATGTCACCCCGAATACCACCACCATCCTGATAAACtaagcttaaaataaaaaaaaggcaatttaTATCTTTAACTTTAATAATGtgcattaattttcattttccaaAATTGCCTAATTGTAAGGGCCTAGTTAGAACAACTAATGaggattaaacttttttatacaTCACCTTGAGCACTAAAAGAATTgaagtcatttttttattacagataaaaagctaattcaatttatttgaaaataaatcaagTTGCGGAATTTAACCTGGAGTTTAAAACATGCGTTTTGTATGTTTATCattaattttacattattattcacattattATTGCATTGTTTACTTCCCATTCTGTGTGGTTGTACCGCATCTTCCCACAAATAGACAGTAAAATAAAGCTTCACTGATGAAGTGATATCCATTCTTTAGCTGCCCAAATTGTTCAGGAAGAAATGTGTCTCCTGTAGACACACTGCCTGTTGATGCTTAAAGGGTTTTGCAGAATTCGTGTTTTTTCAGCACTGATGATGCTGAATAAGCTTGCAAGGTCAGGGAATGAAACGCCTCTGTGTGTGACTAATCAGCAAAGTCGCTGTAAGcagaacagagaaagagagcagcACTTTGCCTAATGGTCGTGTGTCTGCAGAAGCAGAATTGACTCTGACAGCTCTGTGCGAACAGTACAGTGTGGAGAGGGGATAGGGAACAAAAGGGAAGATTTAAGTGGACTCATGTCAAGATGTAAGCGTTGACTGTCCTTCCCTTAGGACACAGTGTTGAACCAAAAGCCATGCGTCTATACAAGGCATCTTGACTTCAGTTTTAGCCAGAAAGCGATAGATTGAAGAGGTCAATTCTCTCAGAGGTACTGTATATAAGTTTTATGATGCTATGACCCTATACAGAATTAATACAGGTTTAATACAACTTATTTAATGAAGAGGATAATGAGAAGGCCAGCTTAAAATTCAGGGATAAATCAAGCAATATTTATACATAGGATTTcaatctatctctcttttttactCGTCTAGACCAAAAAGTAAGAAATCTAATTGCCAACAAGGGATATactattacaaattattttaaagataTTACTGTTATTCTCAAATTACTTCTGTCTACTCTTCTGTATATTAAATTGCACAGTTGCTTCATTATTTTATGATGTCTTAAAAATGATGGTCACTTTAACATGTTGTTACATAGAGCATAAGCTGTTAACTGTTTATATGGTGTACTAACATGCTTACTACTTATACATATGGTTAAGAACTTATGTTTGCACTTTGCCTACATTCAACAGTGCTTGAAATCATCATTTTACAGGTTCCTATTTTTTCTTAGGTCATGTGGAGTATTAGGTTGCATTGCCTACttacagctccagggttccCAATTCAATcatgagctcaggttactggcTGCTAGAGTTTCTATGTATATCACCCATGTCTGCATCGGTTGGTGATTTTCTGCCACGATCAAAATATCCCAAAAGtcaaaataaagataaatgaataaatgattcatCTACACAACAGTAAGAGATTCTCTGTGTTAATTCAGTACACTGCTATTTTAATGGGTATATTGTAATGACCTCCATGTGTGAAATGTAGTACATATAGAGgcttttttttcacaaacattACAGCGAATGATGCAGAAAACTGAAGcctgttttattaattttaaaagaattttgCTGTAGCAATGTTATAGAGGAATAATCCAGCACAGAACAGCATAATAAGGTCATGCTGAAATGTCAGTGAGAAGGAGAAATGTCAAGacatgcagcaaaaaaaaaaaaaaatcatatcaattGCTTTCTTGACAATCCTAAACAATGGATGGCACATTGGTACCTGTAAGTAATTTGCTTCTTTCTGTACTACTAAgtgataatttatttattagtttgtgtGATTGCTTgtttatatattgatttatttgtaggttatatatatatatatatatatatatatattttatacacatatcCAACTATGTTTTGCTGGGTTGACATGTTCCTCTACAttacaacacaaacactttatGTGCTTGCTTTTACCTATAGCTACCTCCCAAGTAGCAGAAGAATACTCTTTAGGATCATTATGCTGCTGTTTAGTGAAGAGCTTGCTGTGACAGTAAATCATGCAGGGATCATTAGGAACACTCAGACCTAAGAAGCTGTCGTATGTAACCCTAGGTTAAAGCCACAGTGGGGCAATACTGGTGTAAAAGACTGATGAGATGGTCTGAGCTCCTACTGTTCCACCCCAACACTGATCAGCAGTGACCACAATTTGCCTTATGTGCAAAAAGTGGGTTTGTAGAACACCATCAAAATAGTTTAGCTATAAAGAATTGGGCAGAACCAGTAAGCTTTGACTGACTATAAGCATCCACAATCATCTATTACTGAGCTAGGCctacagaaatatttttttaggttCTGCTCTGCCTTGATTTAGCTTCTAATGATACAACCAACTTTAGCccttaattagtttttttttttgccttttttcttttttttttttttttttgtctacatGCATTCACCGTTTGTATTTGAAAGCACTTTCACTCCTATTAGCCTATTTGTTAACTCATTTGCTAGGTCTAAATCAGAGCTGAATTGATACTGTTGgttcattttgcatttttactgaaaataatcaaacaaacaaaaaatgggCAAAGAATCATTGGCTGGGTGGTGAATAGTGCTGAAAACATAGTAAAATTAAATTTATCTGAATAATCGTGACAGATAGAGTTAAACATTGCACAAAAGCTAACGTTTGCAAagaaacatataaacaaaatcacCCTGGCATGAATAACAGAATGCCAGCAGTCAGTTTGTTTCTagataataatatgaataactAGTGTGAAACTTTTATGCTttccactatttttttttattttaatttttttattggtctaataAATTGGTCTACGTGTGCTTTGTTTTTTAGATGAGTTTGTGCCTTGTGACTCATCCTGTAAcctaaaatacacaatatggtGTATTTTCACCTCATGCTGTTGGATGCTGTTGGTTGGATTCAGGATtcaaataatatatgtataattagCTGATTATGTAAGCTGCAGTATTTGTCAGACGATCTTATCTCATTTATCTTGCACCCTAGGCTCAGATCCTTCCAGAAGGCCAAATGGAGCAGGATGTGGAAAGTCCCGTGACTGTGAGACAGCCACGGCTGCCCAAGCAGGCAAGAGACGACTTGCCCAAGCAGCTTCAGGACAGCGAGCGAGCCAAGCGCAAGATCCAACGTTATGTGCGCAAGGATGGCAAGTGCAACGTGCACCATGGCAACGTCCGCGAGACCTACCGCTACCTCACAGACATCTTTACCACACTAGTGGACCTGAAGTGGCGGTTCAACCTCTTCATTTTTGTGCTGGTCTACACAGTTACGTGGCTCTTTTTCGGCTTCATGTGGTGGCTGATTGCCTATGCACGAGGGGATCTGGAGCACATAGGCGATGATGCATGGACACCGTGTGTCAACAACTTAGAGGGTTTCGTCTCGGCCTTCCTTTTCTCCATAGAAACTGAGACAACAATTGGTTATGGGTATCGGGTGATCACAGACAAGTGCCCAGAAGGCATCGTGCTCCTGCTAGTGCAGTCAGTGTTGGGCTCCATTGTGAATGCCTTTATGGTGGGCTGCATGTTTGTGAAGATCTCACAGCCTAAGAAGCGTGCAGAGACACTGGTGTTCTCTACCAACGCTGTCATCTCAATGCGTGATGGACGCCTCTGTCTGATGTTCCGTGTCGGGGACCTGAGGAACTCGCATATCGTTGAGGCCTCAATTCGAGCCAAGCTGATCAAGTCCAAACAGACCAAGGAGGGGGAGTTTATTCCCCTCAACCAAACAGACATGAATGTGGGCTATGACACAGGTGATGACCGCCTCTTCCTTGTGTCCCCACTCATCATTTGCCACGAGATCAACCAGCATAGTCCTTTCTGGGAGATCTCCAAAGCCAACCTAGCTAAGGAGGAGCTGGAGATTGTTGTCATTCTAGAAGGCATGGTGGAGGCCACAGGTAAgaacacttctttttttttgtcaaaaaaagaCCAGAAGACTggtaggattaaaaaaaaaagaggtctTCTGAGTTCATatgaaaagattgctttatgtGGAAAGGTTAGAAAAAATGTGCCTTTTAAAGTATGCTTTTGTGCCTGgcgcattttataaaaaatcctGT encodes:
- the kcnj6 gene encoding G protein-activated inward rectifier potassium channel 2 → MEQDVESPVTVRQPRLPKQARDDLPKQLQDSERAKRKIQRYVRKDGKCNVHHGNVRETYRYLTDIFTTLVDLKWRFNLFIFVLVYTVTWLFFGFMWWLIAYARGDLEHIGDDAWTPCVNNLEGFVSAFLFSIETETTIGYGYRVITDKCPEGIVLLLVQSVLGSIVNAFMVGCMFVKISQPKKRAETLVFSTNAVISMRDGRLCLMFRVGDLRNSHIVEASIRAKLIKSKQTKEGEFIPLNQTDMNVGYDTGDDRLFLVSPLIICHEINQHSPFWEISKANLAKEELEIVVILEGMVEATGMTCQARSSYVASEIKWGYRFMPVLTLEDGFYEVDYNSFHEIYETNTPSCSARELVEMSARSRLPLSWSVASKLSQQGLLDSHNDEQEKVSRETQEQERNGDIANMENESKV